Below is a window of Thermodesulfobacteriota bacterium DNA.
TCAATATTCTCAATTTGATCATTAAATATTGCGGTAAGGCAAGTGACCACACCATTGATAGAATTTACTTGAAAGACTTACTTGAAAAGAAGGCGAATTCGGATTGGGTTGGATTCAATTGGAAGCACCTTTCTAAAGACGATCACTTAAAGAGTCTATTTGTCTTTAGTTCCGGAGACTCGCTGAAGTTAAAAAGCAGATACGTTAAATACCAGACATTCATTTGTCGAAAAACAAAGGCTTATCTGAAATTTTTATCTCGTGTGAAATCAAGGACTGAAAGGTTTGAGGACAAACTTCAGGATAGAGTGAAGGTTGCGGTGATGCTGTTTAATAACGGATTTTTCTTTGAGTGCCATGAGTATCTTGAGAAGATTTGGTTAAAAGAGAAGGGT
It encodes the following:
- a CDS encoding DUF309 domain-containing protein — protein: MKKRSKTEVEIRNILSEILLHSLRSRTKVNILNLIIKYCGKASDHTIDRIYLKDLLEKKANSDWVGFNWKHLSKDDHLKSLFVFSSGDSLKLKSRYVKYQTFICRKTKAYLKFLSRVKSRTERFEDKLQDRVKVAVMLFNNGFFFECHEYLEKIWLKEKGREKSFLKGLIHACVAFYHLEYENIKGTVNYLKRSYSRLKEFEPGFLGIDVGRFLSDIDKVLKVFEVSKPKYINVAIPKIRSPD